Part of the Periophthalmus magnuspinnatus isolate fPerMag1 chromosome 23, fPerMag1.2.pri, whole genome shotgun sequence genome, AATGACTGATTAAACGGTAAGACAGACTCGGGAGAGTATCTGGATCTTCTCCCTGCTGCATCTTTCTCAGTGTTCCTCTCACACCGTCAATAACAGATTTAGGaatctgaaataaaacagaaattatGTCTACTAATCTCATCAAAAATGTGTGGAACTTAATATTAAAGATTATACAATACCTTGAAGAGCTCAGTATGATtagatattaaaaacaaaagcaaagccTCAGTTTGAGATTGGTGAAGCTTATAATTTTGTACAATTGCTTTCTGAAATGTTCGGCAAACAAGGGTCTTATTATCCATCTAAATGCAGaagtaaaacacaacagaaTCAGTTTTTGGTCTGTCATGTTCATGtggaaatgataaataaaataaatcttgaaCTTGGCATGCATGATCTAAGGCTTAGATCATGCATGCCAATAATGTGACTGAGCTTAGACTCTAAGCTCAGTCACATTATCCcattataaaaaatactgatctatcaaaatacaaaaatagttACTTGTTTCTGTAGACAACAGGCTTCTGGGTGAGCTGCAGTGGCCATGAATGTCACCAGTCTTTTGAGTTCATCTCTTACACTTGTGTCAAGAAGTCGAAAACATAACTGGAAGGCTTTAATGGCGTCCTCAATTTTGTTATCATCTAATTACAAGATAACAACAAATGAgtttatcttaaaaaaacaaaaatcatataatttcaatttaaatcaaaatcatatATATCAACTGAAATATCTCACTTATCAATTGTAGAATGGCAATATGTATGTCCAGATAGCGTCCAGGGATAAGGGGGCTTTTTTCTTGTCCATTGTAATACTTTGAAATTATGTCAAAAAGAACTCTCTTTTGGTTTGTCAACTGCTCTTTATACTCTGCAAACACATTGTCATATTGTTGACTAAGCTGCTCTCCTGCAGCCACTATCAGTTGGTCAGGAAAGAGCTCAAGAAGGTCTGCTGCAGCAGACAGCCACTCATCTAGCctaaaaaatgtaatagtttaaaataacatttgtaTATTGGTCAACATTTACAAGAATACTTACTGGGGAAGGTTTAAGGTATCCATCAGTTCCCTCTCCAAGCATGTGTTGGAGATAACAAGGTCTTGTTTGGACAGTGGTGCCAGGCTGGTCTGACGCTGAACCCTGGGAGGAGAGTTCAAAATGGAGTCCAGAACAGGCACTTCAACAGTCTGTAAAAGCTGAAGGAGGGTCTGCTGCTTCCAAACCTCTTCCACCACTATTAAGATTAAATATAtagatgtttatttatacacCACCTgccaaacattttcaaatacagTCATTTCAGAAAATAATGCTGTATGATACCAGCAATATTACCAGCTTTGGAAAGTAAGGTGGTTGTGCTCCTTTTGCCTTGAGATGGTGAAATGGGCAGTTGGACGCTTATAGTCCTCAGTAGCCTATGAATTCTCCTTTCAAATGGGCCAGTAGCAATAGGATTTGAAATGGTCCTTATTTCGGACGGGCTGAGGAGAAAAAGATAACAAAAGAACACCGTATGTCATATTTGCTCttcctaaaaatgtgaaaaaatgtcatGAGGTTCAATTTACCTGTAGCTCATGTTCCACTTCGTCTCAAGCTCTCGTGGCTGTACATTTTCAGTGTCTGTGTCCACTATGGTGGTGCAAGGCTCCATAAATCGATACAGGCTTGAAGTACTATCCTCAAAGGAAACTTCCTTTCCTTTGTGAAACAGCTTTGTTCCTACAGGTTCAAAGACTTTGGCTTCCATCAGAGCCTGACACAGGCGTGCAGCTTTAAGACGAGACACTTCACTTGTGCTAAACACTACATTCTGCATCAGAAAACTGAGGACCGCATCCACAGCATCAGAGCCCATGAAGCAGTCTGCATGAACACGAAGATGTCTCCGGCAGTGGCGCACCTCCACCTGTGTCTTTAGTGCATGGATTATGTTGTGCCATAGCTGTGTGGCACCAAAGGGCCCGGAGTAACCTATAAAATATTATGAAGACTGATTGAATACACATAGACACAGTAAAGAGGTAAGAGCACAGTTTATGGGCAAGAATAACAAGCATCCAATAAAACGTTTTGGTATATGATTAAGGACTACAAATAACGTTCGCCTTTACAGATGAAAGGGCAAAGTTCATTTTGCACTTGCCCTTGATGCACGAACAGCAGCCGCAAAGTAACCAAGCGGTGTATTTACGAACAGTAAAGTTGCCTTAAATAGGATTTAcgtcttactgtgagcggactcTTACCTTGTTGTACATGCAGCACATTTTCACGAAAACTTCGCGTTTGACTGTTTAATCTTCTAAACCGAGGAGTCAAATCTACCGCCATCGGACGTTCTCTTTCAACATTCGTTTTGGTATCTCACGCACGGGACGGCTCGTcaaacttcttcttcttcttctaataaATTCCGGCAGGCTATACACGACGATGCGCAATGCTGCCCCCTACCGTCGTTAAAGGACATTATATTCTCACATAGAGGCCAGAGCGAGGGAGAAAATGTAGCCTGGTAAACGGTTTTTACTTAATTTATGTCGGACGAAAGTATAGCTTTAATTGAGAAGGTGATAATTCCTTATAgagctgcctcctctctctactgTAAATGCTGTATGAAACCAATACATGGATAACAATTTCCAGGTTACCACAATGACAGAGGTAACTAGTGTGCTTACTAATTTTAAATAGACAAGCAGCCAAACCACAATGTCCAAGTCGCAGCCTTTATCTTTTCGACAAGTGGTCTCACACTCCCAATCTTTTTGCCATATATTAGTAAGATGTTGTTTACAGACTGTAGCATTCCTGCTTTGCCAATGATAGAACCAGATTAACGCACTCATCCTGAAGTGACTCTTTTTCTAGCCAGAAAATCAGCTTCTTCGTTTCCCAAAATCCCAGCATGTCCCCTTGACCCCATATTATCAATTCAattaagaaaacacaaaatcaagataaaaatcAGGACAAACCTCAGATGCCCTGTGATTAAACCCCCTGTGATTAAAATATGGACAGTTTAATTTTGACTACTCAAAAATTCCTGAAAGCAGATATGTGCAGTTCTTTTTTCCACAACGGCAAAGGAGATTACACCAGGCCCATCACCATATTTTCCACAGCCCCATAGCTTCTGCCACTTTCGCATTGGGAAAGCAAACTCTAAGGGCTTTTAACTGTCCAGTCTTTTTAACACAGATTGAGATGCGGCCCCAAAAACTACACACCCATAGTCAAGTACAGGTCTGACCATGGTTCTGAAGATCAGCTGGATAGAGTACCCCAGTTAGTCCCTGACAGATCACTCCTAATGTTTATCACCTTCTCACTTTTACTGACAATGTTATCTACATGGACTTTCCAAGTGAACTTCTCATCAAACAATAAACCTAAAAATGTAAACACTTTAACCCTTGCAATAGGTAAGTTATACATGGTAAGACTATTGGAAGGAATTTTCCTTTTCAAACCAAAGATCATAAACTTGCTTTTTTCAATTGACAATTTAAATGTCCATTTATTTCCCCACTGAATAACTTGTTGAGAGCCTTCTGAGTTTCTGTGAAGACATAATTGACATTCCGCCCACTCCCCCAGACAGCGCCATCAGCAAACAATGACTTACCAAATGTATCATAAACACAGTGAAATATATCATTAACTataatgttaaataaaatgtgGCTAATAACTGCTCCTTGGGGTATGCCATTTTCTATCTCTGCTATTTCTAATACACAAGTGCCAAACACATAGAGAAGCAAACATTAGGTCAAGACTCCTTCCATGAGATTGGATCTACCCATGTTGGTGCGTCAGTATTTAAAACaactatgttttttgtttaagagcaaaatgacgaggctcactgcaacagttacagagagaggggtgacaatttcccaatataaagtgaattggagccagactcggtggagccggaagtgcgaccatgatcacttcctatttgtaacgcggTGGCTAGTGAGTTAGTTATGtccagttatatatatattgtctaTGGTAATCACACACTCAAGTGTCCCCCCATTTAATGGACTTGTATTGAATAACTGTTCTTATAAACATTGCTCATCCCCCACCACTTCTATCTGGTCTATCTTTCCAGAGACACTCAAAACCTAGAACAATAAAATCAAGGTTAGGCTTCAGCCAGATTTATTGAACACATATGGGGTCTGGTTTTGGCACAGACTCCCTAATAATTTGTTTCCATTTCCTGCCCATTTGCAATTAAACATCTTGTGTTCCATTGCAAGATGTAAAAAATGAGAAATAAGTTAAGTACATTCAAGACTGTCTATAAACGCACCATTGTCATCAAAGTCATCAATTGATTGTCTGAAGAATCAGATTAACTCACTTGGATTGTCCTCATAAACTAGAACAGGCTCTGTGGAGAGCACCTCTTGGGCCACAAGAATCTATCTGTGGATTCAGCTACAAATAGCATAATAACTGATCTGGAGTTCTTTTCACAAGACCCAAATAACATTTGAATAGCTAAAGTACTTTGCTCTCCAACTGCAGCAGGGGACAGTCGAGGCTGCACAGGCAACCTCAAGTGACTCCCTCTACTCTCTTCATGGCTTCAGTATATGTCATTTTGTGCTGCTGACTGTACCCTCTTGACTTTCACAAAAAGGCTACACTCCCTAGAAGATGCCATATGAGCTTCACCACAGTTTCAGCTCTTAAGGGCTGAAGCATCACACTAAGAGATATCATGATTGAAGCACCTTAATGGGGGCCTAACATAGACCCTAACTTGGAATGATAAACAGCCAATAAACACTCTTGACAGAAGACTGTTTCTTTTTACATTACCACCCTCCCGGGTTAtaaaacgacaacaacaacaacaacaacaacaacaacaacaacaacaacaaactttatttataaagcgcttttcatacaagaaaaatgtaacacaaagtgctttacagtgcactaaaatcagtcccacccaccaaacccacccaaccaccccacagcccaacaacccaaccccaacacatcaataaacacaaccagagaacccccaccccaacgcacactcccaccctCCACCCCAACAtgtgttaaaatacctttggtttcattaaaataagtttaaatgccataggctggataaagatgaaccagatgagagagcgccaccagaggaaccatctgcaccaggagcagggtcacccgcagccacaggacaccagcccggggcccagagaagagatgaggtcaagaccaaacctccagggcccacgagccagggcccagcagccacagccaaccacagctcccggtgcagagggctcctcagaggaaacactggcaaatataaaatgattaaaagaaataaaataagtcaaagctaaacaagtaaagaaaacataagtaaaacatggatatcaacatacactagccagcctgaataaatagagaagtaagctaaagtgataaatactaatcaaaagctatgctaaaaagatcttgagcctgcttttaaaacctgaatgttctctgcggccctgaggtcctccggcagactgttccatagacgggggccataaaactggaaaaaggCCTCTCCgtgagtgtgtgtcctgactttggggatgactaggagcctgctgccggaggagcgcaggggccacgagggttcataggataaaagcggttctgtaagataagaaggcccaagaccattaagacatttaaaaaccagtaaaagaaccttaaaatcgatcctgaaacacacagggagccaatgcagggattctaaaaccgccccctggtcttagtcaggacacgcgctgctgaattttgtaataattgtagacctgaaatagcctttttgggaagaccagagagcagggcattacagtagtctatacgactggtgataaaagcatcagcgtctctgtgttggcctgagagagaatgggacggactctggctatgtttttcaaatggtaaaaaaaaatgtttgtgatgtttttaatgtgtggaataaaagtcagctcagagtcaaaaataacacccaggtttcttacttgtgatgatggattaaaagactgtgactgtaatttgggtaaaagtttctctctctgggcctcaggaccgatgattaaaacctcagttttgtcctggttaagctggaggaagttttctgccatccaggatgtgatgtctaaaatacagttaaaaagagcatccactgggctggtgtcatcaggagacatggagatgtaaagctgtgtatcatttgcatagctgtggaagctgattccatgtctcctgatgacatcaccaagagaGAGCAagtacaggttaaaaagtataggacctaaaatggaaccctggggcactccacatgtgattttatgaacctgagaggagtaGGCGTCTAAActtaccataaatgttctgtctgtgaggtaggaagtaaaccatttgtgtacagtaccagaggccgaccaggtgtttgagtctgtttaaaagaatagtgtggtctactgtatcaaaggcagcgcttagatccagtagaacaaacactgtcacctgtttagaatcataatttagtctaaaatcatttaaaatctttgtcaaggctgtcgctgtactgtggtttactctaaaaccagactgacattcttcaagaatgttctgtgtgtttaaaaaataattaagatgggtaaaaacatgtttttctaaaattttgcttaaaaatggtaagttagacactggtctataattgttaaaatcattaaaatctaaattgctcttcttcagcaggggcCTCACAAGCTGACAAGCTGGAGACCAGCTAAGCAACGTAGCCCCCAAAATTACTTCTCCAACTCCAGTGATGAGCTCATCAGTGTCCTTTCAGGTTGAGGATGAGGCAGATGTGGAGCAATCACCCTCATACAGGCCGCAAGGCAGCGATAGGTCACCAGCTCCACCTGCCAGCCAGGACTTGCATCAAGATTGGGGGAGCGGCTGAAAAGCTACAAGGGCAGAAGGCTGCCGGCAGCCAAAACCTCCACAAAGCAATTCCTAGCAGCGTCCCAAAGCAGTAGTTACTTCAATGAGAGCACTGAGCGCTTCATCCCTGCTACTGGCCTACCAGGTGAAGATGTAGAGCCCCTAGAATAAAAATGTAGCCTATACCAGCAATCTACATACAACAGCCTATTTTGCAGGCAGGGAAATGTAGGTAGTAACTTGTATTCTGTAAAttgtgaatatttttttatgtaggcCTAGGCCCATGTTTTGACAATATATGGCTATCTATAGAAGGTTATTATTACACATGTTCTGCAAGCCCTGTGTTCTTAATACAGTACGTCAATGACATTAGTTGAGGTCACATCCGTAAACAAAGACACTGAACGTGAAAGGGGGGGAGGGGGACTGTACCATTTTAAAGACAGGGTTACCGGCACAAATTATGTGACATCCTTGCTTTTTCTAAGGAAtaatgtgttaaatatgtaCATATATCCTGCTTGAATGTAAAAAACGCCAAATGAGAGCTGATAAACGACATATCAGAGTCAATTTTAGATGTCGGTCCCCTGTTGGAAGAGTAAATGGTTTAGTCTATTTGTGCCCGAGGAGCTGAGAGAAACAAGTACCTTTAACAAAGTGACGACCAGAGCAGAGCAACGGTCAATCTTCAATCTCTCCTGAGCTGTTTTTCTTGCAAGTCTCCATTTGGGGAGACTTAAAGGAGGTAATACACGCTTCCACATTGAATCTACACTTATATCTCACGGACTTTTTGTCAACTTTATTTGGCTGATTTCCTTTGTTGGGCGGAAACTCGGTTACAAAaccaaataactaaataaaccaGACCCAGTAATGCTGTAATTTATGCAGTTGGTGAGCCTAGAGTTGGACAAGTTACACAATTGACAATATAGGTGGCCTAACACAacgttttttttgttgattattGACAACTTTACagcgttctaaaaataatatttgtaaTGACAATATAACCCAtggtgtgcgtgtatgtgtgtgtgtgttacagatacatctaaagcattttattaacATCCTTGAGGTCTTGTTTTGGTCTGGGACCCTGATCACGTGTACCCTGTTCTTACGCGTGtgtggacatttttttttatccatgtgCTTTGCTATGTAACCAAAGATTTTCCTTCTATGGCTGACAGACAGATGGCTGCGTCCAATAGGAATAGCCAGCTTGTCTATGGTGCAGCCCACggctttgtttacattatacTGCAGTAAAATCCCTTTGCCAGCGTACTGTCTTTGTTAGTTCGAAGTCAGTACAAGGAGAACTCGTgttttggatcattttgtttAGTTCTCATCAAAGTATGGTATGTAATAATTATtagtagttattattattagtagttaTTTGGTTATTAGGCGCTgtcatatgattttttttagtatcttAGATAAATGTAACCTACAATTTATTTCTTACTTCAGTTTTGCTATTTTTTACATAGGAGTACTTATAAAACATATCTTTagtcatgtttcagtaattagGAGAACATTActattttgttctgttgtgtagATTTTTAAGTTGTGTGTAGGCCTATATGTTTTCAGTACAGGTTTTTGGACACAGGTTTATAAATGCACCCCCACAGTTGTACTATCTTTAAACAGAACTATCAGcaagtgggtgtgtgtgttcatttttGGCTGTCGATAAGTGAGACCAGAGAAGGTGACAGTGGCACCCAATGGTCATTCTAGCAATACTGTGATTCTGTAGATAATTTTATAAATAATCTTTTTGCTGATCTAAAATCATAAGTAAAATAATCTTCTCATCTTCTTATCACTTTGAAACTGTAtattttctgctgttgtttgCATGAAACAACAGCAGACAAGTGAGACCAGTGAAACAGGATCTTTATGACTGTTGCGTCGCTTTGTTGCCCTGGAAACATTTGATTGTAGTTGGGACCAGACTGTGTCCCTTTTATTGCCAAGAAATTCTAGAAATAAGAGTTCCTTGTGAAAACAGGTGGCCATGAAAAGATCCAGAACATTTGAGTTCCCATGAGGACTACAAAATGGCCCCATCTTCACGACAACTGGTGTTTTTGTGACACATTGTTAACCATCTTGTTAATGATGAGTGAATTGCATTGTCACACAGTTGTCACACTCTCTTTTGTTCTGTTTCATAAAACTCTAAGTCTGTTATCTGCTAATGTCAATTTTactctgatata contains:
- the depdc4 gene encoding DEP domain-containing protein 4, whose product is MAVDLTPRFRRLNSQTRSFRENVLHVQQGYSGPFGATQLWHNIIHALKTQVEVRHCRRHLRVHADCFMGSDAVDAVLSFLMQNVVFSTSEVSRLKAARLCQALMEAKVFEPVGTKLFHKGKEVSFEDSTSSLYRFMEPCTTIVDTDTENVQPRELETKWNMSYSPSEIRTISNPIATGPFERRIHRLLRTISVQLPISPSQGKRSTTTLLSKAVVEEVWKQQTLLQLLQTVEVPVLDSILNSPPRVQRQTSLAPLSKQDLVISNTCLERELMDTLNLPQLDEWLSAAADLLELFPDQLIVAAGEQLSQQYDNVFAEYKEQLTNQKRVLFDIISKYYNGQEKSPLIPGRYLDIHIAILQLINDNKIEDAIKAFQLCFRLLDTSVRDELKRLVTFMATAAHPEACCLQKQMDNKTLVCRTFQKAIVQNYKLHQSQTEALLLFLISNHTELFKIPKSVIDGVRGTLRKMQQGEDPDTLPTFTFCQQMTSEEYEDQCEAATLESLKMLLHNISMNKKMPAKQKKRLLKEFEKHHPVVFLQHFQTTF